From one Acidobacteriota bacterium genomic stretch:
- a CDS encoding TIGR03960 family B12-binding radical SAM protein, with translation MRYASVRPRFEPFLLAVERPGRYLGLERNVVRKDLGRMDVTVCLGFPDAYEIGMSHTGTKILYEIVNRRAAWACERTYAPWTDFEAVLRRENVPLFSVESFAPVADFDVFGLSLQSEMNYTNVPNMLDLAGIPVLAAERGDADPVVIGGGPCTANPEPLADFFDVFLIGDAEEALPVFLEAVARTKGLPRRERLLAFSACPGIYVPSLYDVSYEGDRVLSYAPNVAGVPEEVKRVWVEKLSADVYPAKPMVPSVDIVQDRLGLEIMRGCTQGCRFCQAGYWYRPVRELDPADVAKATKAFIDEAGWSEVGLLSLSSADYSQIEPLVACLAPELAKTKVSISLPSLRAEAFSVALADAVSEVRKSGFTFAPETGSDRLRRVINKTFTNADMVQAADVAFGRGWDMIKVYTMIGLPTETDPDLDELVTLVRDILAQGRKHGVRPQVNVSVGCFIPKSFTPFQWFGFDGVENLTRKLAYLKDRFRSVKGVKLTWHEPKEAEIEAMLSLGDRRMGRAVLEVWKRGGRFDAWSEHFSWERWNGALEAAGVPKTRHLRDKDLKETLPWDVVDASIRKPFLVVEWKKALKEMHTDDCKWGHCYACGVPGNGEDIVLANPLPAGFGFGEEKIFLEGNRGLGGAPALPGAAAFPLPSAYTEKAKGAAYRMKAEPDLLPLRERRSPASGVAAAVPLTARTYRLSFEKLGDARYLSHRNTMDVLERALRASGAPVRYTEGYNPHLRLSMGPALPLGHESRHELFDVDVLDALTDAHVSAVNDRLPPGLVITSSIELPKGAKSLGRAATEAVYSFTLPNGETREERLSLMGATATTPKKFLEKEYGVPPEGQHAVRVTRLETVLGA, from the coding sequence GTGCGCTACGCATCCGTCCGCCCCCGCTTCGAGCCGTTCCTCCTCGCCGTCGAGCGCCCCGGGCGCTACCTCGGCCTGGAGAGAAACGTCGTGCGCAAGGACCTCGGCAGGATGGACGTCACGGTCTGCCTCGGCTTCCCGGACGCGTACGAGATCGGAATGAGCCACACGGGCACGAAGATCCTCTACGAGATCGTGAACCGCCGCGCGGCCTGGGCCTGCGAGCGGACGTACGCGCCGTGGACCGATTTCGAGGCGGTCCTGCGCCGCGAAAACGTGCCGCTCTTCTCGGTCGAGTCCTTCGCGCCCGTGGCCGACTTCGACGTCTTCGGCCTCTCGCTCCAGAGCGAGATGAACTACACGAACGTCCCGAACATGCTCGACCTCGCGGGGATCCCCGTCCTCGCGGCCGAGCGCGGCGATGCGGACCCGGTCGTGATCGGCGGCGGGCCGTGCACCGCGAACCCCGAGCCTCTCGCGGACTTCTTCGACGTCTTCCTGATCGGCGACGCCGAGGAGGCGTTGCCCGTCTTCCTCGAGGCCGTCGCGCGGACGAAGGGCCTTCCCCGCCGCGAGCGCCTGCTCGCGTTCTCGGCCTGCCCCGGGATCTACGTCCCGTCGCTCTACGACGTGTCGTATGAAGGCGACCGGGTCCTGTCGTACGCCCCGAACGTTGCGGGTGTCCCCGAGGAGGTCAAGCGCGTCTGGGTCGAGAAGCTCTCGGCCGACGTCTACCCCGCAAAGCCGATGGTGCCGTCCGTCGACATCGTCCAGGACCGCCTCGGCCTCGAGATCATGCGCGGCTGCACGCAGGGCTGCCGGTTCTGCCAGGCGGGCTACTGGTACCGCCCCGTGCGCGAGCTGGACCCCGCGGACGTCGCGAAGGCGACGAAAGCGTTCATCGACGAAGCGGGCTGGAGCGAGGTCGGGCTCCTCTCGCTCTCCTCGGCCGACTACTCGCAGATCGAGCCCCTCGTCGCCTGCCTCGCGCCCGAGCTCGCGAAGACGAAGGTGTCGATCTCGCTGCCGTCGCTCCGCGCCGAGGCGTTCTCGGTGGCGCTCGCGGACGCCGTCTCCGAGGTGCGCAAGTCGGGCTTCACGTTCGCGCCCGAGACGGGCTCGGACCGCCTGCGCCGCGTCATCAACAAGACGTTCACGAACGCGGACATGGTCCAGGCCGCCGACGTCGCCTTCGGGCGCGGCTGGGACATGATCAAGGTCTACACGATGATCGGCCTCCCGACGGAGACCGACCCGGACCTCGACGAGCTCGTCACGCTCGTGAGGGACATCCTCGCCCAGGGCCGCAAGCACGGCGTGCGGCCGCAGGTGAACGTCTCGGTCGGCTGCTTCATCCCGAAGAGTTTCACGCCGTTCCAGTGGTTTGGGTTCGACGGCGTCGAGAACCTCACGCGGAAGCTCGCGTACCTGAAGGACCGTTTCCGCTCCGTGAAGGGCGTGAAGTTGACGTGGCACGAGCCGAAGGAAGCCGAGATCGAGGCGATGCTCTCGCTCGGCGACCGGCGGATGGGCCGTGCGGTCCTCGAGGTGTGGAAGCGCGGCGGACGCTTCGACGCATGGAGCGAGCACTTCTCCTGGGAGCGCTGGAACGGGGCGCTCGAGGCCGCCGGGGTCCCGAAGACCCGGCACCTCCGCGACAAGGACCTCAAGGAGACGCTCCCCTGGGACGTCGTCGACGCGTCCATCCGCAAGCCTTTCCTCGTGGTCGAGTGGAAAAAGGCTCTGAAGGAGATGCACACGGACGACTGCAAGTGGGGCCACTGCTACGCCTGCGGCGTCCCGGGCAACGGCGAGGACATCGTGCTCGCAAACCCGCTGCCCGCGGGCTTCGGATTCGGAGAAGAGAAGATTTTCTTAGAAGGTAATAGGGGCTTGGGCGGCGCACCGGCTTTGCCCGGCGCGGCGGCCTTCCCCCTCCCTTCGGCCTACACCGAGAAAGCCAAGGGCGCCGCGTACCGGATGAAGGCTGAGCCGGACCTGCTGCCGTTGCGCGAGCGCCGCTCGCCCGCGAGCGGTGTCGCCGCTGCCGTGCCCCTCACGGCGCGGACGTACCGGCTCTCGTTCGAGAAGCTCGGGGACGCGCGGTACCTCTCGCACCGCAACACGATGGACGTCCTCGAGCGCGCGCTGCGCGCCTCGGGCGCGCCCGTGCGCTACACGGAGGGCTACAACCCGCACCTGCGCCTGTCGATGGGCCCCGCCCTGCCGCTCGGACACGAGTCGAGGCACGAGCTCTTCGACGTGGACGTCCTCGACGCGCTCACGGACGCCCACGTCTCCGCCGTGAACGACCGCCTCCCCCCGGGTCTCGTGATCACGTCCTCCATCGAGCTCCCGAAGGGCGCCAAGTCCCTCGGGCGCGCCGCGACGGAGGCCGTCTATTCGTTCACGCTTCCGAACGGCGAGACGCGCGAGGAGCGCCTCTCGCTCATGGGCGCGACCGCCACGACGCCGAAGAAGTTCCTCGAGAAGGAATACGGCGTCCCGCCCGAGGGCCAGCACGCCGTGCGCGTGACGCGCCTCGAGACCGTCCTCGGCGCCTAG